The Crocosphaera subtropica ATCC 51142 genome includes a window with the following:
- a CDS encoding DNA-methyltransferase, whose product MQLNQKPYYQTKLGSAYLANSLKLMKEIPNESIDLICTSPPFALVRKKDYGNVEAEQYIEWFEPFAKEFYRILKPQGSLAIDIGGSWVKGYPIRSLYHFELVVHLCRPQNKGGLGFYLAQEIYWYNPAKLPTPAEWVTVRRERVKDAVNTIWWLCKEPHPKANNRNVLKPYSKAMKNLLKNGYKAKLRPSGHDISTKFKNDRGGAIPPNIINTQDVEGSEIGDILIFDENDSENLYVPISGNVISASNTSSNDYYQKRCKQEGIKRHPARFPQALPEFFINLCTEVGDIVLDPFAGSNMTGKVAETLDRKWIAIEIEEEYVKGSKLRFESESSVSETNPTNNYNQEETTISDLPLFKNSAL is encoded by the coding sequence ATGCAATTAAATCAAAAACCTTACTATCAAACTAAATTAGGCTCTGCTTATTTAGCAAATAGCCTAAAGTTAATGAAAGAAATACCCAATGAAAGTATAGATTTAATTTGCACCTCTCCCCCTTTTGCTTTAGTTAGGAAAAAAGATTATGGAAATGTAGAAGCTGAGCAATATATTGAATGGTTTGAACCATTTGCCAAAGAATTTTATCGTATACTAAAGCCTCAAGGCTCATTAGCTATTGATATTGGAGGAAGTTGGGTCAAAGGTTATCCTATACGCTCTTTATATCATTTTGAGTTAGTAGTTCATTTATGTCGTCCTCAAAACAAAGGGGGATTAGGATTTTATTTAGCTCAAGAAATTTATTGGTACAATCCAGCCAAATTACCAACTCCGGCTGAATGGGTGACAGTGCGACGAGAAAGAGTAAAAGATGCTGTCAATACAATATGGTGGCTATGTAAAGAACCACATCCAAAAGCTAATAATAGAAATGTATTAAAACCCTATAGCAAAGCGATGAAAAATCTATTAAAAAATGGATACAAGGCAAAATTACGGCCTTCTGGACATGACATATCAACAAAGTTCAAAAATGATCGAGGTGGAGCGATTCCTCCTAATATTATCAATACTCAGGATGTAGAAGGATCTGAAATAGGGGATATTTTAATTTTTGATGAAAATGATTCTGAAAATTTGTATGTTCCTATTTCTGGTAATGTGATATCCGCATCAAATACATCCTCTAATGATTATTATCAAAAACGGTGTAAACAAGAAGGGATTAAACGCCATCCTGCTAGATTTCCCCAAGCTTTACCAGAATTTTTTATAAATTTATGTACAGAAGTTGGAGATATTGTTCTTGATCCATTTGCTGGTTCTAATATGACAGGTAAAGTCGCAGAAACTTTAGATAGAAAATGGATTGCAATTGAAATTGAAGAAGAGTATGTCAAGGGTTCAAAATTAAGGTTTGAAAGTGAATCATCAGTAAGCGAAACTAACCCTACTAATAACTATAATCAAGAAGAAACAACAATTTCTGACCTACCTTTATTCAAAAATTCAGCTTTATAA
- a CDS encoding SGNH/GDSL hydrolase family protein: MKIILITLGIIILSLLIIESSLRLFFGLGKRPIYIADDEIGYLLAPNQKVHRLGKLTIINQYSMRSEDIEKSPSNDTMRLFFIGDSIVNGCWWTDQNETISALVKEEIEKKLSQTIEALNASANSWGPRNQLAYLERFGTFHSQVIFLIINTDDLFATRPTPLRVGIDMYYPDKQPILAIKEILDKVFYRDPKIPGMDKIVGERGDRVGFNLKAIEKMKAIATNNNSQFMMVLTPLKREMNPEPRDYEKVARKRLQDWVEVNNVPFIDFLPIFAEQENLDDLYRDHIHLSPLGNQLVSQKISELILNKN, encoded by the coding sequence ATGAAAATTATCTTAATTACTCTTGGTATTATTATCCTTAGCTTACTGATTATTGAAAGTAGCTTAAGGTTATTTTTCGGACTAGGTAAACGTCCCATTTATATTGCTGATGATGAAATAGGCTATTTATTAGCCCCTAATCAAAAAGTTCATCGTCTAGGAAAATTGACGATAATTAATCAATATTCTATGCGAAGTGAAGATATTGAAAAAAGTCCTTCTAATGATACGATGAGGCTGTTTTTTATCGGAGATTCTATTGTTAATGGGTGTTGGTGGACAGATCAAAACGAAACTATTTCCGCATTAGTAAAAGAAGAAATTGAAAAAAAATTATCACAAACTATAGAAGCTTTAAACGCTTCTGCAAACTCTTGGGGACCGAGAAATCAATTAGCTTATTTAGAAAGGTTTGGAACCTTTCACTCTCAAGTTATCTTTTTAATCATTAATACTGATGATTTATTTGCTACTAGACCAACTCCTTTAAGAGTTGGAATAGATATGTATTATCCTGACAAACAACCTATTTTAGCGATAAAAGAAATTTTAGACAAAGTGTTTTATCGTGATCCTAAAATTCCAGGAATGGATAAGATAGTAGGGGAAAGAGGCGATCGTGTGGGGTTTAATTTAAAAGCGATTGAAAAAATGAAAGCGATCGCAACTAACAACAACAGTCAATTTATGATGGTTTTAACGCCATTAAAACGGGAAATGAACCCAGAACCCAGAGACTATGAAAAAGTAGCTAGAAAACGCTTACAAGACTGGGTAGAGGTAAATAATGTACCGTTTATTGACTTTTTACCGATCTTTGCTGAACAAGAAAATCTTGATGATTTATATCGGGATCATATTCATTTAAGTCCTTTAGGAAATCAATTAGTGAGTCAAAAAATTAGTGAGTTAATTCTTAATAAAAATTAA
- the folK gene encoding 2-amino-4-hydroxy-6-hydroxymethyldihydropteridine diphosphokinase has translation MMQKCAVALGSNLGDSLNILETTITLLSQHPSIELISHSPWYQTTPIGPPQPDYFNGCAILKTSLTPEHLLQTLLSIEQKFGRIRREKWGPRTLDLDLLLYDDLILETPSLTIPHPLMLERAFVLVPLADIAASWVHPISKKTIEENLNGLNCEGIKQLVN, from the coding sequence ATGATGCAAAAATGTGCTGTTGCTTTAGGTAGTAATTTAGGAGACTCATTAAACATTTTAGAGACAACAATCACCTTGTTATCTCAACACCCTTCTATTGAGTTAATATCTCATTCCCCTTGGTATCAAACCACTCCGATAGGACCCCCTCAACCTGATTATTTTAATGGTTGTGCTATCTTAAAAACCAGTTTAACCCCCGAACACTTATTACAAACTTTGCTGAGTATAGAACAAAAATTTGGGCGTATTCGTCGGGAAAAATGGGGACCGAGAACCTTAGATTTAGACTTATTATTGTACGATGATTTAATCTTAGAAACGCCTTCTTTAACCATACCTCACCCTCTTATGTTAGAGCGAGCATTTGTATTAGTTCCCTTGGCTGATATCGCAGCCAGTTGGGTACATCCTATTAGTAAAAAAACGATCGAAGAAAACCTTAACGGGTTAAACTGTGAAGGGATTAAACAATTAGTTAATTAA
- the surE gene encoding 5'/3'-nucleotidase SurE: MTIILTNDDGIDAPGIRALSKALGGQGIIVAPKQPHSGCGHRVTTHQPIHLEKRSLNEYAIDGTPADCTRIAVKHINKETKWVLSGINAGGNLGVDVYISGTVAAVREAAMHGIPGIAISHWIKRPLIINWDLAVKWTEKVLNILWDKPLESGSFWNVNLPHLEPNSPEPEIVFCESSIHPLPVNYRVEGDLFYYHGEYAKRERSKGTDVDVCFSGNIAVTLIKL; this comes from the coding sequence ATGACAATTATTTTAACCAATGATGATGGCATTGATGCCCCCGGAATTCGCGCCTTATCAAAAGCATTAGGGGGTCAAGGAATTATTGTTGCACCAAAACAACCTCATTCTGGTTGTGGACACCGTGTTACTACTCATCAACCCATTCATTTAGAGAAGCGTTCTTTAAACGAATATGCAATAGATGGAACACCAGCAGATTGTACAAGAATTGCTGTTAAACACATTAATAAAGAGACAAAATGGGTACTTTCTGGAATTAATGCAGGAGGCAATTTAGGAGTAGATGTTTATATTTCTGGGACAGTTGCTGCAGTTAGAGAAGCAGCGATGCACGGTATTCCTGGTATTGCGATCTCCCATTGGATAAAACGACCTTTAATTATTAACTGGGACTTAGCAGTTAAATGGACAGAAAAAGTGTTAAATATTCTTTGGGATAAACCGTTAGAATCGGGTAGTTTTTGGAATGTTAATTTACCTCATTTAGAACCTAATTCGCCCGAACCTGAAATTGTTTTTTGTGAAAGCAGTATTCATCCATTACCTGTTAACTATCGGGTAGAAGGTGACTTATTTTATTATCACGGAGAATACGCTAAAAGGGAACGATCAAAAGGAACAGATGTAGACGTTTGTTTCTCAGGGAATATTGCAGTTACTTTGATTAAATTGTAA
- a CDS encoding CRR6 family NdhI maturation factor: protein MTETITVQFDHLTTLDITPVRKIIDPLLEKNDIASLEQKLSFEIQYPREPSDPRELSEIPEVRLWFVRLDTIYPWFPFLLDAKQGEIARYAAMLVPHQFNRVEGIQYNPEALEIFVMNKLFVLSDWLEKQGIYSQFRLKSMAQLFGYDIDDSFFERIKKS from the coding sequence ATGACTGAAACTATCACCGTACAATTCGATCACTTAACTACATTAGATATTACTCCCGTTAGAAAAATTATTGATCCATTATTAGAAAAAAATGACATTGCTTCTTTAGAACAAAAGTTAAGTTTTGAGATTCAATACCCTCGTGAACCGAGTGATCCTAGGGAACTCTCAGAAATTCCTGAAGTTCGTTTATGGTTTGTTCGTCTTGATACCATTTATCCTTGGTTTCCGTTTTTATTAGATGCTAAACAAGGAGAAATTGCTAGATATGCAGCCATGTTAGTTCCTCATCAATTTAACCGAGTTGAAGGTATACAATATAACCCCGAAGCATTAGAAATTTTTGTGATGAATAAGTTATTTGTTCTGTCTGACTGGTTAGAAAAACAAGGGATTTACTCACAGTTTCGTTTGAAATCTATGGCACAACTCTTTGGTTATGATATTGATGATAGTTTTTTTGAAAGGATTAAAAAAAGTTGA
- a CDS encoding DUF481 domain-containing protein: MTFLFNPLFLTAILVTFLINGQQKKAIANPKANFNNSIIEDLTKIEKNDSKIEILEKALEVANSLKDVQAQQELLIKIAQKYAELGKQKKAIKILNQSLETIKSLEDLDQKTELMLAVSQAYENLGKRKIAKKILEETIILVNGLEDELIKAQRLTEIALRQPKKLADTLLTESQKLIAKASEPVPLFPFQPTSLDGNISFYGNIDSALNSTNEWGINLALEQTWQYDEFAFRGLFTNNFDSARVMDRDQTKIDLTGEYRHHFDETWKFFTYNTFLRDQENNINYDLNLIAGPGINIFRKSPNHRLDMGLGLGVRYEDSLGKPDDTNFPTINYLISYRDLFFERLNYRQLFIYSLPVEDTVDSRILAISELSWPLFENWSLTGRLQYIYLGVPPDNKPTSEINFSTGLTYDF, translated from the coding sequence ATGACCTTCCTTTTTAATCCTTTATTTCTCACTGCAATTTTAGTCACTTTTTTGATTAATGGACAACAGAAAAAAGCGATCGCTAATCCAAAAGCTAACTTTAACAATTCCATCATTGAAGACTTGACAAAAATAGAAAAAAATGATAGTAAAATCGAGATTTTAGAGAAAGCTTTAGAGGTTGCCAACTCATTAAAAGATGTTCAAGCGCAGCAAGAATTATTAATAAAAATTGCTCAAAAGTATGCAGAATTAGGTAAACAGAAAAAAGCCATAAAAATCCTTAATCAATCATTAGAAACAATCAAATCTTTAGAAGACTTAGATCAAAAAACTGAGTTAATGCTTGCTGTATCTCAAGCTTATGAAAACCTAGGAAAAAGAAAGATAGCCAAGAAAATTTTAGAAGAGACTATTATTTTAGTTAATGGTTTAGAAGATGAATTAATTAAAGCCCAACGTTTAACAGAAATTGCCTTAAGACAACCTAAAAAATTAGCAGATACATTACTTACAGAAAGTCAGAAATTAATTGCAAAAGCATCCGAACCTGTCCCCTTATTTCCGTTTCAACCCACCTCTTTAGACGGAAATATTAGCTTTTACGGTAACATCGATTCTGCTCTAAATAGCACCAACGAATGGGGTATTAATTTAGCATTAGAACAAACTTGGCAATATGATGAATTTGCTTTTAGAGGATTATTTACTAACAATTTCGATAGTGCAAGAGTGATGGACAGGGATCAAACAAAAATAGATTTAACAGGAGAATATCGTCATCATTTTGATGAAACTTGGAAATTTTTTACCTATAATACTTTTCTCCGAGATCAAGAAAATAACATTAACTACGATCTCAATTTAATTGCTGGGCCAGGGATTAATATTTTCCGTAAATCTCCTAATCATCGTTTAGATATGGGACTGGGTTTAGGGGTCAGATACGAAGATTCTTTAGGTAAACCCGATGATACTAATTTTCCTACCATTAATTATTTAATTAGTTATCGAGATTTATTTTTTGAACGTTTAAACTATCGTCAACTTTTTATTTATAGTCTCCCTGTAGAAGATACGGTTGACTCAAGAATTTTAGCTATTAGTGAATTATCGTGGCCTTTGTTTGAAAATTGGTCATTAACCGGGCGTTTGCAGTATATTTATTTAGGGGTTCCCCCAGATAATAAACCAACCTCAGAAATTAATTTTTCTACGGGGTTAACCTACGACTTTTAA
- the hdhA gene encoding 7-alpha-hydroxysteroid dehydrogenase — MSVLDSFKLDDHVAIITGAGAGIGRGIAELFAQAGAAVVVSDLKLETAEIVAEKIKSQGGKAIAVSCDVTTNEALENLVNSTLTAFGKITILVNNAGGGGPKPFDMPMDTFIWAYQLNVFSLFHLCQLCVPHIEAAGGGSILNISSMSGDNKNSNMASYGSSKAAVSHLTRNIAFDLGPKNIRVNAIAPGAIKTDALASVLTPDIETAMLKHTPLARLGNPKDIAYAALFLCSPAASWISGQVLTVSGGGVQELD, encoded by the coding sequence ATGTCTGTATTAGATTCATTTAAACTCGATGATCATGTGGCCATTATAACCGGAGCAGGGGCCGGAATTGGCCGAGGAATTGCCGAATTATTTGCTCAAGCAGGGGCTGCCGTCGTCGTCAGTGATCTTAAACTTGAAACAGCTGAAATTGTAGCAGAAAAGATTAAATCTCAAGGGGGAAAAGCGATCGCCGTTTCTTGTGATGTTACTACTAATGAAGCTTTAGAAAACCTGGTTAACAGTACCCTAACGGCTTTTGGCAAAATTACGATTTTAGTGAATAATGCCGGGGGAGGAGGCCCTAAACCCTTTGATATGCCGATGGATACGTTTATTTGGGCCTATCAATTAAATGTATTTTCTTTATTCCACCTCTGTCAATTATGTGTTCCTCATATTGAAGCGGCCGGGGGTGGCTCAATTTTGAATATTTCCTCCATGTCGGGGGATAACAAAAATAGCAATATGGCATCCTATGGGTCCTCTAAAGCTGCGGTGAGTCATTTAACCCGTAATATCGCCTTTGATCTCGGTCCGAAAAACATTAGGGTCAATGCGATCGCCCCCGGTGCCATTAAAACGGATGCTTTAGCCAGTGTCTTAACGCCAGACATTGAAACAGCCATGCTGAAACATACCCCTTTAGCGCGTTTAGGAAACCCCAAGGATATCGCTTATGCTGCTTTGTTTTTATGTTCCCCTGCTGCCAGTTGGATCAGTGGACAGGTATTAACAGTTAGTGGTGGTGGGGTTCAAGAATTAGATTAA
- a CDS encoding NUDIX hydrolase, with the protein MSTEQELPTYLEQNLFYRGRKFNFDVNKLRLPNGVEGNWECIRHPGGALAVPITKEGQLVLVKQYRFAVEKRILEFPAGTLEVDEDASVTIEREIQEETGYEANKWDYLGKFPLAPGYSDEYIYAFLAQELEKLEKPPEQDEDEDIEVVLMSFEEFEQAILSGEIIDGKTIASFFMAKLFLEKN; encoded by the coding sequence ATGTCAACAGAACAAGAATTACCTACTTATTTAGAACAAAACCTATTTTATCGAGGTCGAAAATTCAATTTTGATGTCAATAAATTACGGTTACCCAATGGAGTCGAAGGCAACTGGGAGTGTATTCGTCATCCTGGGGGGGCGTTAGCGGTTCCTATTACCAAAGAAGGTCAATTAGTATTAGTGAAACAATATCGTTTTGCTGTGGAAAAAAGAATTTTAGAATTTCCTGCAGGAACCTTAGAAGTTGACGAAGACGCATCCGTTACTATTGAAAGAGAAATACAAGAAGAGACTGGTTACGAAGCAAATAAATGGGATTATTTAGGTAAATTTCCCTTAGCCCCTGGTTATTCTGATGAATATATTTATGCTTTTTTAGCACAAGAATTAGAGAAATTAGAGAAACCTCCCGAACAAGATGAAGATGAAGATATCGAAGTGGTTTTAATGAGTTTTGAAGAATTTGAACAAGCTATCTTATCAGGAGAAATTATAGACGGTAAAACTATCGCAAGTTTTTTCATGGCTAAATTATTCTTAGAAAAAAATTAG
- a CDS encoding restriction endonuclease produces the protein MIRLTSLRFTSWRLRSYESTGGGEVDVLAASDRFVYSRWQIQCKNTKKVDVDVLAKEIGMTFVTGADVVMIVTTGEFTRDAFQYASRMMDVSRYYMILLQKNDLEAIKEDKTNIIKILDKQARKIFAKKELQMTDNEIDEIETEGDNITHQYFDEAE, from the coding sequence ATGATTAGACTAACAAGCCTAAGATTTACGTCTTGGAGATTGCGTAGTTATGAGTCAACAGGAGGTGGAGAAGTTGATGTTTTAGCGGCATCAGATAGATTTGTGTACAGTCGCTGGCAAATTCAATGTAAAAACACTAAAAAAGTAGATGTAGATGTATTAGCGAAAGAAATTGGAATGACATTTGTAACAGGTGCTGATGTTGTCATGATAGTTACCACAGGAGAATTTACCCGTGATGCTTTTCAATATGCTTCTCGTATGATGGATGTCTCTAGATACTACATGATTCTTTTACAAAAAAATGATTTAGAAGCTATTAAAGAAGATAAAACTAATATCATCAAAATTTTAGATAAACAAGCAAGAAAGATTTTTGCGAAAAAAGAGTTGCAAATGACTGATAATGAAATAGATGAAATAGAAACAGAAGGGGACAATATAACTCACCAGTATTTTGATGAAGCCGAATAA
- a CDS encoding DsbA family protein encodes MALLLIIGLTWIPIISVPSAQAIIEPELEKTVLDIIRQHPEVLIESVQAYQKQQQEQQKQFIQSFVSQLATHPQTIIADSPITGPLTQKNILIEFSDFQCPYCQQAYETVKTFMDSHDEVTLVYKHFPLSSIHPQAMAAAKASWAAGEQGKFWPYYDALFMQQEKLGEKLYLEIANNLNLDINQFQRNRNSKRANLAIEKDMELARQIGIQGTPLFVFNGQFFSGAVPLSTLETALSP; translated from the coding sequence ATGGCATTGTTGCTTATTATAGGGTTGACTTGGATACCTATTATCAGTGTACCCTCTGCACAAGCGATTATTGAACCTGAACTAGAAAAAACGGTTTTAGATATTATTCGACAACACCCTGAAGTCCTGATCGAATCGGTTCAAGCTTATCAAAAACAGCAACAAGAACAACAAAAACAATTTATACAATCTTTTGTATCACAATTAGCAACTCATCCTCAAACTATTATCGCTGACTCCCCTATCACTGGTCCTCTAACTCAAAAGAATATTCTCATAGAATTTTCTGATTTTCAATGTCCTTATTGTCAACAAGCTTATGAGACTGTAAAAACATTTATGGACAGTCATGATGAGGTAACGTTAGTTTATAAACATTTTCCTTTAAGTAGTATTCATCCTCAAGCAATGGCCGCAGCTAAAGCATCGTGGGCCGCAGGAGAACAAGGAAAGTTTTGGCCTTATTATGATGCTTTATTTATGCAGCAAGAAAAGTTAGGAGAAAAGTTATATCTTGAGATTGCTAATAATTTGAATCTTGATATTAATCAATTTCAACGCAATCGCAATAGTAAAAGGGCTAATCTTGCTATTGAAAAAGATATGGAACTTGCCAGACAAATAGGAATTCAAGGAACTCCTTTGTTTGTGTTTAATGGTCAATTTTTTTCGGGTGCAGTTCCTTTATCTACCTTAGAAACAGCTTTGTCACCGTAA
- a CDS encoding efflux RND transporter permease subunit: MKPSWREHLNISRVAIKYARVTLFIAIAVAVAGIFAFSSLKYALFPEIPFPVVIVQGSAPLETTLETEKQLTNPIETSLRSLEDAELFSSTYPGQTIINVAFAAGLNLDQSTETVKNALKQAQLPPDATIEVTPFNLNESVAVTYAISSDTQPVEILASIAQEKIIPSLEGISGVRRVDLLGDSSLRDINSNNSPTNPPTLTRLNQEDILAVQVVKKADGNTLDVAQAVDEKIASLRESLPDIQLVIAETQADYIEEASQATVEALLGAIILAILVIFPFLRNIQATLITALAIPMSLLGTFIVMAIAGFNLETITLLGLALVIGIIVDDAIVDVENISRHIDEGMSPKEAAIKGTDEIGLTVSASTLTLAAVFLPIAFIGGNLGQFFKPFGMTVAAAVLISLIVARTVSPVLAMYWLKPRRRNAENQPKAFILAPIYRRILNWSLSHRKAVIGIALISFVVGLGLIPFIPQGFVPKLDRGEFNVIYTLPNPKIPNRLKAAQERISQEESPSLFQGLMESPERILLSRNYRVGSKLEGIVLEDPNVESAYTIAGYQGNPLKGRIYVQLKDNRTLTTSQVQEEIRENLPKLKGGSISVEDILFIETGDDSPLKIALLSNNLESLETTAKQLKDRLETIPGLVDIKLSASVESSFIEHFQQQRVIYLTSNLSQGTGLGDVTKKVISITEEILPNDVTFDIQGASAQVRSIFKEFAIALFFAILSMMVILYITFGRFLESFVVLLSLPLSIVGAMFALLITQSDFGMISLIGLIFLLGLLDKNAILLMDYTNQLREQGMSRHNAILKTGEIRLRPIIMTTASTILGMLPIAVGLGAGAELRQPMAVAIIGGLITSSVLSLIVVPVLYTVLEDGWEKLCFHRMKRVDN; encoded by the coding sequence ATGAAACCATCCTGGCGAGAACATCTAAATATATCCCGTGTGGCGATAAAATATGCACGAGTCACCCTGTTTATAGCGATCGCTGTGGCAGTAGCAGGGATATTTGCCTTTAGTTCCCTAAAATATGCCCTATTTCCTGAAATCCCCTTTCCTGTGGTCATTGTTCAGGGATCTGCACCCTTAGAAACCACTTTAGAGACGGAGAAACAGTTAACCAACCCGATTGAAACCTCTTTGCGATCGCTGGAAGATGCGGAGTTGTTTTCGTCGACTTATCCTGGCCAAACTATCATTAATGTTGCCTTTGCAGCCGGGTTAAACCTCGATCAATCGACAGAAACCGTCAAAAACGCCCTGAAACAAGCCCAACTCCCCCCCGACGCAACCATAGAAGTGACTCCGTTTAACCTGAATGAGTCGGTAGCGGTAACTTATGCCATTTCTAGTGACACTCAACCAGTCGAGATTTTAGCATCCATTGCTCAAGAAAAAATTATCCCCTCCCTCGAAGGCATTTCCGGAGTCAGACGAGTAGATTTACTGGGAGATAGTTCTCTAAGAGACATCAATAGTAATAATTCACCCACCAACCCCCCCACATTAACCCGATTAAATCAAGAGGATATTTTAGCGGTTCAAGTGGTTAAAAAAGCAGATGGTAATACATTAGATGTAGCCCAAGCTGTAGATGAAAAAATTGCTAGTTTACGAGAAAGTTTACCAGATATTCAGTTAGTAATTGCTGAAACTCAAGCAGATTATATTGAAGAAGCCAGTCAAGCCACGGTAGAAGCTTTATTAGGGGCAATTATTCTAGCAATTTTAGTTATTTTTCCCTTTTTAAGAAATATTCAAGCTACGCTAATTACGGCTTTAGCCATTCCTATGTCTTTACTGGGAACCTTTATCGTTATGGCGATCGCAGGGTTTAATTTAGAAACCATTACTTTATTGGGATTAGCGTTAGTTATTGGTATTATTGTTGATGATGCCATTGTGGATGTAGAGAATATTTCTCGTCATATTGATGAGGGAATGAGTCCCAAAGAAGCAGCCATCAAAGGAACCGATGAAATTGGTTTAACGGTATCAGCTTCTACCTTAACATTAGCTGCTGTATTTCTTCCCATTGCTTTTATTGGAGGCAACTTAGGGCAATTTTTTAAACCCTTTGGAATGACGGTAGCTGCTGCAGTTTTAATCTCTTTAATAGTCGCCCGAACTGTCTCCCCTGTTTTAGCCATGTATTGGTTAAAACCCAGAAGAAGAAATGCAGAGAATCAGCCTAAAGCCTTTATTTTAGCTCCTATTTATCGACGTATTTTAAATTGGTCTTTGTCTCATCGTAAAGCGGTTATTGGTATTGCATTGATCAGTTTTGTTGTAGGGTTAGGGTTAATTCCTTTTATCCCTCAAGGGTTTGTTCCTAAATTGGATCGAGGAGAATTTAATGTTATTTATACATTACCTAATCCGAAAATTCCTAATCGTTTAAAAGCGGCCCAAGAAAGAATTAGTCAAGAAGAAAGTCCTTCCTTATTCCAAGGGTTAATGGAATCTCCTGAACGCATTTTATTAAGTAGAAATTATCGAGTAGGCAGTAAATTAGAAGGAATCGTTTTAGAAGATCCTAATGTTGAATCTGCTTATACTATTGCCGGTTATCAAGGTAATCCTCTTAAGGGTAGAATTTATGTACAACTTAAGGATAATAGGACGTTAACCACTAGCCAAGTTCAAGAAGAAATTAGAGAAAACCTGCCAAAATTAAAAGGAGGAAGTATTAGTGTAGAGGACATTCTTTTTATTGAAACAGGTGATGATAGTCCGCTCAAAATTGCTTTACTTAGTAACAATTTAGAAAGTTTAGAAACAACAGCTAAACAACTAAAAGATCGCTTAGAAACAATACCCGGATTAGTGGATATTAAATTATCAGCAAGTGTTGAAAGCTCATTTATCGAACATTTTCAACAACAAAGAGTGATCTATCTAACCTCTAATTTATCTCAAGGAACCGGATTAGGGGATGTGACTAAAAAAGTTATTTCAATCACCGAAGAAATATTACCTAATGATGTCACTTTTGATATTCAAGGGGCATCGGCACAAGTGCGTAGTATTTTTAAAGAATTTGCGATCGCTTTATTTTTCGCTATCTTGTCTATGATGGTGATTTTATATATAACGTTTGGTCGCTTTTTAGAGTCTTTTGTGGTACTTTTATCCCTTCCTTTGTCTATTGTAGGGGCAATGTTTGCCTTATTAATCACTCAAAGCGATTTCGGGATGATATCCTTAATTGGGTTAATTTTCTTGTTAGGTTTGTTGGATAAAAATGCCATTCTCTTGATGGATTATACCAACCAATTAAGGGAACAGGGTATGAGTCGCCATAATGCTATCCTCAAGACAGGAGAAATTAGGTTACGCCCCATTATTATGACCACTGCATCCACCATTTTAGGGATGCTTCCCATTGCAGTAGGGTTAGGTGCCGGTGCAGAATTAAGACAACCGATGGCTGTTGCTATTATTGGCGGTTTAATTACTTCTTCTGTGTTGAGTTTAATTGTGGTTCCTGTCCTTTATACGGTATTAGAAGATGGTTGGGAAAAACTCTGTTTTCACAGAATGAAACGAGTTGACAATTAA